The following coding sequences are from one Pseudoalteromonas carrageenovora IAM 12662 window:
- a CDS encoding alpha/beta hydrolase — MQPFDIKTSNLNIHGLKVGSGKEIVIALHGWLDNCHSFMPMLNNVEPIHTWYCIDFAGHGLSSWRSDDAHYYFVDYIDDLHDFITTLGFKKVHLVGHSMGAMVAGLYASCFSDYVKSVTFIEGIGCVTTPSEDVCEQLKNAVLNRARLKNKKARFYKSKQQIYDARAQTTDLNNEHVAMLMQRNIKQVSKDFVLTTDPKLKNHSGFRFDEAQCIGAIKELTAPSQLILGNEGYSFVKQNLEKYISYYNNLKIINVDGGHHCHMQSSELCFEHIQDFMQQNGAC, encoded by the coding sequence GTGCAGCCATTTGATATTAAAACAAGCAATTTAAATATTCATGGCTTAAAGGTCGGCTCTGGGAAAGAAATCGTCATAGCACTGCATGGTTGGTTAGATAATTGTCATAGTTTTATGCCAATGTTAAATAATGTAGAGCCTATACATACTTGGTATTGCATTGATTTTGCAGGTCATGGTCTATCGAGCTGGCGAAGTGATGACGCACATTACTATTTTGTAGATTACATCGATGATTTACATGACTTTATAACCACACTTGGTTTTAAAAAAGTGCATCTAGTTGGTCATTCTATGGGAGCTATGGTGGCGGGGCTATATGCAAGTTGCTTTAGTGACTATGTTAAAAGCGTTACTTTTATAGAGGGCATAGGCTGCGTAACGACCCCAAGTGAGGATGTGTGTGAGCAATTAAAAAACGCAGTTTTAAACAGGGCCAGATTAAAAAATAAAAAAGCGCGTTTTTATAAGTCTAAGCAACAAATTTATGATGCACGTGCTCAAACAACCGATTTGAATAATGAGCATGTAGCCATGTTAATGCAGCGCAATATTAAGCAAGTTTCAAAAGATTTTGTTTTAACTACGGATCCTAAGCTCAAAAATCATTCAGGTTTTAGGTTTGATGAAGCGCAATGTATTGGTGCAATAAAAGAATTAACTGCACCAAGTCAATTAATTTTAGGTAACGAAGGGTATTCGTTTGTAAAACAAAATTTAGAAAAGTATATTAGTTATTACAACAACTTGAAGATAATTAATGTTGATGGTGGGCACCATTGCCATATGCAAAGTAGTGAGCTATGTTTTGAGCATATTCAAGACTTTATGCAGCAAAATGGTGCATGTTAA